The following coding sequences are from one Triticum dicoccoides isolate Atlit2015 ecotype Zavitan chromosome 4A, WEW_v2.0, whole genome shotgun sequence window:
- the LOC119289777 gene encoding probable glutathione S-transferase GSTU6 encodes MANGKGEEVKLLGAWASPYVARVKLALHLKGVSYEYMEEDLTNKSELLLRSNPIRKMVPVLIHGGKPICESQVIVQYIDEAFPSVGPALLPVDPHERAVARFWATYVDDKVLPPWGMLLRAKTDEVEERAEWMRQTIAAVDALEEGVRECSKSKGLLGGDDVGYLDVLLGGMVPWVYATEKISGHNFFGASKAPLLAAWMERFAELDAAKAVFQDVDSLVEYAGTVLSGTAVSN; translated from the coding sequence ATGGCCAACGGGAAGGGAGAGGAGGTGAAGCTGTTGGGGGCGTGGGCGAGTCCGTACGTGGCCAGGGTGAAGCTGGCGCTCCACCTCAAGGGCGTGAGCTACGAGTACATGGAGGAGGACCTCACCAACAAGAGCGAGCTGCTCCTCCGCTCCAACCCCATCCGCAAGATGGTGCCCGTGCTCATCCACGGCGGAAAACCCATCTGCGAGTCGCAGGTCATCGTCCAGTACATCGACGAGGCCTTCCCCTCTGTCGGCCCGGCACTCCTCCCAGTCGACCCCCACGAGCGCGCGGTGGCCCGCTTCTGGGCCACCTACGTGGACGACAAGGTGCTGCCGCCGTGGGGGATGCTCTTGAGGGCAAAGACGGACGAGGTCGAGGAGAGGGCGGAGTGGATGAGGCAGACCATCGCAGCGGTGGATGCGCTGGAGGAAGGAGTGAGGGAGTGCTCGAAGAGCAAGGGGCTCTTGGGCGGTGACGACGTcggctacctcgacgtcttgcttggGGGCATGGTCCCGTGGGTGTACGCCACCGAGAAGATCTCCGGTCACAACTTCTTCGGTGCCAGCAAGGCCCCGCTGCTGGCGGCATGGATGGAGCGCTTCGCGGAGCTGGACGCTGCCAAGGCGGTGTTCCAGGACGTCGACAGCTTGGTAGAGTACGCTGGGACCGTACTTTCCGGCACGGCTGTAAGCAACTGA